A window of the Myripristis murdjan chromosome 15, fMyrMur1.1, whole genome shotgun sequence genome harbors these coding sequences:
- the LOC115372294 gene encoding DNA damage-inducible transcript 4 protein-like codes for MCFPAGLVGPTRNTTALSPLSFIFVVLSYIVMSFSCDHSLDGSFPPSPAEDRGSKRLSWGNLLQRLAEVKGLNQRLTAEQCSRSETGSVADMSDLESFCHPLEETLATEVVATIAQRLSDSSHTLGCSKLIVPDCLLQNIGQELLHLAATEPCGLRGALIDLCVDKGDQDSLCSVAQIAVDASLVPTFHVTLALRPETGGLWPKVQRLFKGNKSPQTLNVTARLQHSLRLSAAFRAIKRKLYSSGELLIEECC; via the exons ATGTGTTTTCCAGCTGGTCTGGTCGGGCCAACGCGAAACACCACTGCACTTTCCCccctttcttttatttttgttgtattgtcTTATATCGTAATGTCTTTTTCTTGCGACCACTCATTGGACGGCAGCTTTCCTCCCTCCCCGGCGGAGGACAGGGGTTCAAAACGTCTGTCCTGGGGCAATCTGCTGCAGAGGCTGGCTGAGGTGAAGGGGCTCAATCAGAGACTCACAGCAGAGCAGTGCAGCAGGAGTGAAACTG GGTCTGTGGCCGACATGTCAGACTTAGAGAGCTTCTGTCATCCCCTGGAGGAGACCCTGGCTACAGAGGTGGTGGCGACCATTGCACAAAGGCTGAGCGACTCTTCACACACTCTGGGCTGCTCCAAGCTCATCGTACCTGACTGTCTCCTGCAGAACATCGGCCAAGAGCTGCTCCACCTGGCCGCCACTGAGCCCTGCGGCCTCCGGGGAGCGCTCATAGATCTGTGTGTGGACAAGGGGGACCAGGACTCTTTGTGCAGCGTGGCTCAAATCGCAGTAGATGCCAGCCTTGTGCCAACTTTCCATGTTACCCTGGCATTGAGGCCTGAGACGGGAGGACTGTGGCCCAAGGTTCAGAGACTCTTCAAGGGAAACAAGTCCCCACAGACTCTGAATGTAACAGCAAGGCTCCAACATAGTTTAAGACTCAGTGCTGCCTTCAGGGCCATCAAAAGGAAACTGTATTCCTCTGGTGAGCTCCTGATTGAGGAGTGTTGCTGA
- the dnajb12a gene encoding dnaJ homolog subfamily B member 12a, with amino-acid sequence MESNKDEAERCIKISLNAISNNQPDKARKFLEKAQRLFPTEQAKNLLESLTRNGKPPDDSSSSSPMNGDGPGLRHRSHAEEAHVSGEAATDTAKPYTAEQLEAVKKIKSCKDYYQILGVEKSASEEDLKKAYRKLALKFHPDKNHAPGATEAFKAIGNAYAVLSNTEKRRQYDQYGEERSHPSRHGHQRHDFEADISPEDLFNMFFGGGFPSSNVHVYRNGRMHFGHHNRQERREQQRDGGLALFVQLMPIFILIVVSALSQMMVSQPPYSLSYRPSAGHIHKRHTSALKVPFYVGDRFNEEYSGNNLRSVEKSVEEDYISNLRNNCWKEKQQKEGLLYRARYFGDLDLYERAQKMGTPSCSRLSEIQVILHG; translated from the exons ATGGAATCAAACAAGGACGAAGCCGAGCGGTGTATTAAGATTTCTCTAAATGCGATAAGCAATAATCAGCCAGACAAAGCCAGGAAGTTTCTGGAAAAGGCGCAGCGCCTGTTTCCGACAGAGCAAGCCAAAA ACCTGTTGGAGTCGTTAACACGGAATGGGAAGCCTCCggatgacagcagcagcagcagtcctaTGAACGGAGACGGTCCCGGACTGAGACACCGCAGCCACGCAGAGGAGGCTCATGTGTCTGGAGAGGCGGCCACAGACACGGCGAAACCATACACCGCCGAGCAGCTGGAGGCCGTCAAAAA gATTAAGAGCTGTAAAGATTACTATCAGATTCTGGGAGTTGAAAAGAGTGCCTCTGAGGAAGATCTTAAAAAAGCGTACAGAAAGCTGGCTCTGAAATTCCACCCTGATAAAAACCACGCACCGGGAGCCACAGAGGCATTTAAAG CCATTGGGAATGCCTATGCTGTGCTGAGTAACACTGAGAAACGAAGGCAGTATGACCAGTATGGAGAGGAGAGATCGCACCCAAGCAGACACGGACACCAGCGCCATGACTTTGAGGCAGATATCTCACCTGAGGATCTGTTCAACATGTTCTTTGGTGGAGGCTTCCCATCAA GCAATGTACATGTTTACAGAAATGGCAGAATGCACTTTGGCCACCATAACAGGcaagagagaagagaacagcAGAGAGAT GGAGGTCTGGCATTGTTTGTCCAGCTGATGCCCATCTTCATCCTTATTGTTGTTTCTGCTCTAAGCCAAATGATGGTGTCCCAGCCCCCTTACAGCCTTAGCTACCGCCC GTCAGCTGGCCATATTCACAAAAGGCATACATCAGCCCTGAAGGTGCCTTTCTATGTGGGTGACCGATTCAATGAAGAATACTCTGGAAATAACCTGAGGAGTGTTGAGAAAAGTGTGGAAGAAGACTACATCTCCAACCTCAGAAACAACTGTTGGAAGGAGAAGCAACAGA AGGAAGGCTTACTGTATCGTGCTCGTTATTTTGGGGATTTGGACTTGTACGAAAGGGCGCAGAAAATGGGAACTCCTAGTTGTTCCAGACTATCTGAGATTCAGGTTATACTACATGGCTAG
- the trmt2b gene encoding tRNA (uracil-5-)-methyltransferase homolog B, giving the protein MALAAARRAPVTFVTHKIQDPLKRACLWFSTKDAISAEQRKSLSKKQWRKGHKRTDQQSWEDRLADAVTPLWRLAYEEQLQVKQQHQERILSRLCDQLAKEFPSQSSSSSLNSGRLSFPVLPILPSPVRDGYRNKSTFSVNRGVDGNPKTVGFYIGTGRDRNIVCISGDHLLNMPEKHKLVARCYQDFLRQSPLEPCILFHNGGHWREVTVRTNAQGHTMAIVYFHPQTLTPDEVAVHKASLVDYFTWGPGAVCQLDSLYFQESCRTRCSHQESPYQLLHGQPHIYEEVLAFKFRISAEAFFQVNQAAAEVLYSTVRDICLPNSEKSEGRVKPGGTLLDVCCGTGAIGITMSPMVDRVIGIELIEQAVEDARYNAAFNNVLNCEFLSGKAEVVLPGLMPQLGSSNGGLTVVVNPARAGLHHRVVRALRNQPAIHKLIYISCKPDGEAMRNFRELCCAPDPKQKLTGEPFSPTLAVPVDMFPHTQHCELVLLFER; this is encoded by the exons ATGGCTTTAGCAGCTGCACGCAGAGCGCCAGTCACATTTGTCACACACAAGATTCAGGATCCTCTCAAGAGAGCCTGCCTGTGGTTTTCAACAAAGGATGCTATTTCAGCTGAGCAAAGGAAATCACTGTCCAAGAAACAGTGGAGAAAAGGTCATAAAAGGACTGATCAGCAGTCTTGGGAGGACAGACTGGCCGATGCAGTCACCCCACTGTGGAGGCTGGCATATGAGGAGCAACTTCAGGTAAAACAGCAGCACCAGGAAAGGATACTGTCTCGGCTGTGTGACCAGCTTGCAAAGGAATTCCCATCtcagtcatcatcatcctcacttaACAGTGGGAGACTGAGCTTCCCTGTCCTGCCCATCCTGCCATCACCAGTCAGGGATGGCTACCGCAACAAGTCCACTTTCTCTGTCAACAGAGGAGTGGACGGCAACCCAAAGACAGTTGGGTTTTATATCGGAACAGGGAGGGACAGAAACATCGTCTGCATCAGTGGAGACCACTTGCTGAACATGccagagaaacacaaactggTGGCCAGATGCTACCAGGACTTCCTGCGCCAGTCTCCCCTGGAGCCCTGCATTCTCTTCCACAATGGGGGTCACTGGAGAGAGGTCACAGTGAGGACCAATGCGCAGGGCCACACCATGGCTATAGTCTACTTTCACCCACAGACACTCACCCCAGACGAGGTGGCGGTCCACAAAGCCTCCCTTGTGGATTACTTTACGTGGGGTCCCGGAGCAGTCTGTCAGCTGGACTCCCTGTACTTCCAGGAGAGCTGCAGGACACGCTGTAGTCACCAGGAGTCCCCTTACCAGCTCCTGCATGGCCAGCCACACATATATGAGGAG GTCTTGGCATTCAAGTTCCGCATCTCTGCCGAAGCCTTCTTCCAGGTGAACCAGGCAGCGGCGGAGGTCCTCTACAGCACAGTGAGAGACATCTGCCTCCCAAACTCAGAGAAAAGTGAAGGAAGGGTAAAGCCAGGAGGCACTCTGCTGGATGTTTGCTGTGGGACGGGTGCTATTGGCATTACTATGTCTCCCATGGTGGACAGAGTCATCGGCATAGAGCTCATTGAACAGGCAGTGGAAGACGCTAGATATAATGCGGCTTTCAATAATGTACTGAACTGCGAGTTTCTCTCTGGAAAAGCAGAGGTTGTCCTGCCTGGACTCATGCCGCAGCTGGGTTCCTCAAACGGAGGCCTGACAGTGGTGGTAAACCCCGCCCGAGCCGGCCTGCACCACCGTGTGGTCAGAGCTTTACGGAACCAGCCCGCCATCCACAAACTGATCTACATTTCCTGCAAACCAGATGGTGAGGCCATGAGGAACTTCAGGGAGCTTTGTTGTGCTCCAGACCCAAAGCAGAAACTCACAGGAGAGCCATTCTCCCCAACTCTGGCTGTGCCTGTGGACATGTTCCCACACACTCAACACTGTGAACTAGTGCTGCTTTTTGAGAGGTAG